Proteins encoded together in one Halothermothrix orenii H 168 window:
- the hfq gene encoding RNA chaperone Hfq yields the protein MMKNQFNLQDNLLNQVRKKNVPVVIYLVNGFQIKGKVTGFDNFTILINSEGKDQMVYKHAISTIIPQEKVDIQLSSE from the coding sequence ATTATGAAAAACCAGTTTAATCTTCAGGATAACCTTTTAAATCAGGTCAGGAAAAAGAATGTTCCGGTAGTTATATACCTTGTTAATGGCTTTCAAATCAAAGGTAAAGTTACCGGTTTTGATAATTTTACTATTTTAATTAACAGTGAAGGAAAGGACCAGATGGTGTATAAACATGCAATTTCAACTATCATACCACAGGAAAAGGTGGATATCCAGTTAAGTTCAGAGTAA
- a CDS encoding GTPase domain-containing protein produces the protein MPNVGKTCFVINFAEYLGLDRLKLSIKQPAGYTSIRSYSVTEAREQLVSPESNFTDSVQSIDIEIPSGKVIKKLKIIDSCGLGDGIHPEYEVRLAMATTIRLIKNSDLILHIIDLTQLNMNSDELLQSVDKMIMNYASLEKNYAILANKVDLKTVKDRVNLLKNVINDKVIIPISALYKYGFKEVKKLVLSYV, from the coding sequence ATGCCTAATGTCGGTAAAACCTGTTTTGTAATTAATTTTGCAGAATACCTGGGTCTTGATAGGTTAAAATTAAGTATTAAACAACCGGCCGGTTATACATCTATTAGAAGTTATTCAGTCACAGAAGCAAGAGAACAACTGGTATCACCGGAGAGTAACTTTACCGATTCGGTCCAGTCTATAGATATAGAAATTCCGTCCGGTAAAGTAATTAAAAAGCTAAAAATTATCGATAGCTGTGGGCTCGGTGATGGTATTCATCCTGAATATGAAGTTAGACTGGCCATGGCTACGACCATAAGATTGATTAAAAACAGTGATCTTATATTACATATAATAGATTTAACCCAGTTAAATATGAATAGTGATGAGTTACTCCAGTCTGTTGATAAAATGATCATGAATTATGCCAGTCTAGAAAAAAATTATGCTATCCTGGCCAATAAGGTAGACCTCAAGACCGTAAAAGACAGGGTAAATCTCCTGAAGAATGTTATTAATGACAAGGTGATAATACCGATCTCTGCCCTTTATAAATATGGTTTTAAAGAAGTAAAAAAGCTGGTGTTAAGTTATGTTTAA
- a CDS encoding AAA family ATPase has protein sequence MYIKNYNNLDQKTILERLKKGEITIPRAFKLLMELDDYRQSSNSTAFTPRDEKNKDTAGNSLPFNKTNVEKVLKDMDKLVGLTRIKKLVKEYISFIQVQKMREQYGLKTEPVVMHMIFKGNPGTGKTTMARLLGRVFKELGLLETGDLIEVERADLVGEYIGHTAQKTKKVIQKALGGILFIDEAYSLARGGEKDFGKEAIDTMVKAMEDYKDKLIIILAGYPREMEFFLDANPGLRSRFAIQLDFPDYSVDELVKIAELMFAEREYILSENSKHYIYRVLTHILNKEDSIRGNARTVRNMVEDTIRHHAQRVIEQKVINKKTLMLIKEEDLSGGVGSNDRLSGNGDA, from the coding sequence ATGTATATTAAAAACTATAATAACCTGGATCAGAAGACAATACTGGAACGTTTAAAAAAAGGGGAAATAACAATTCCCCGGGCTTTTAAATTATTGATGGAATTGGATGACTATAGACAATCATCTAATTCAACCGCATTTACACCCCGTGATGAAAAGAATAAAGATACAGCCGGTAATTCCCTTCCCTTTAACAAAACCAATGTAGAAAAGGTACTCAAGGATATGGATAAACTGGTCGGTTTAACCCGGATAAAAAAACTCGTTAAAGAATATATTTCATTTATTCAGGTTCAAAAAATGAGGGAACAGTATGGGCTAAAGACAGAACCAGTTGTTATGCACATGATCTTTAAGGGCAACCCTGGTACAGGAAAGACTACCATGGCCAGGTTGCTGGGACGTGTTTTCAAGGAACTCGGTCTTCTTGAAACAGGTGACTTGATAGAAGTAGAACGGGCTGATCTCGTTGGTGAATATATCGGGCATACAGCCCAGAAAACTAAAAAGGTAATTCAGAAGGCCCTCGGTGGGATTTTATTTATTGATGAAGCATATTCCCTGGCCAGGGGAGGAGAAAAGGACTTTGGGAAAGAAGCAATTGATACCATGGTTAAAGCAATGGAAGATTATAAAGATAAACTTATTATAATCCTGGCCGGTTACCCCAGAGAAATGGAATTCTTTTTAGATGCAAACCCCGGCCTCCGCTCCCGTTTTGCTATTCAACTTGATTTTCCTGATTATTCTGTTGATGAACTGGTAAAAATAGCGGAATTAATGTTTGCCGAGCGTGAATATATATTAAGTGAAAACAGTAAACATTATATATATCGAGTTCTTACCCATATTCTTAACAAAGAAGACAGTATCAGAGGTAATGCCCGAACAGTACGCAATATGGTCGAGGATACGATAAGACATCATGCCCAAAGGGTTATAGAGCAGAAAGTTATAAATAAAAAGACTCTGATGCTGATAAAAGAGGAAGACCTGTCCGGGGGTGTAGGGTCTAATGACCGATTGTCTGGTAACGGGGATGCCTAA
- a CDS encoding potassium channel family protein, with protein MKNFYHFSLSGVAFFINKDPQYCKELARSLKANVVYGDASDPQILEDAGGYKTDILVALTPKDHDNLFICKMAQKYFNVERTTALVNNPDNECLFKKIGITSIFNTTQLLSSLIEQHVAVEDISNLITLEDGKLSVAQIIIPENAPSVGKTVKELDLPLSIVLGGIIRNGDIVIPRGGTIIKPGDKVLVISLPQDQAKAVKALGGEE; from the coding sequence ATGAAGAATTTCTACCACTTCAGTCTATCTGGAGTGGCTTTTTTTATTAATAAAGATCCCCAGTATTGTAAGGAACTGGCCCGCAGTCTAAAAGCCAACGTTGTGTATGGGGATGCTTCTGACCCTCAAATTCTTGAAGATGCAGGGGGGTATAAAACTGATATACTTGTTGCTTTAACACCTAAAGACCATGATAATCTCTTTATATGTAAAATGGCCCAGAAATATTTTAATGTAGAACGGACTACTGCCCTAGTCAATAATCCTGATAATGAATGTTTATTTAAGAAAATAGGTATAACATCTATATTTAATACAACCCAATTGTTAAGTTCCTTAATAGAACAACATGTTGCCGTTGAGGATATCAGTAATTTAATTACCCTTGAAGACGGGAAATTAAGTGTAGCCCAGATTATTATTCCTGAAAATGCCCCTTCAGTTGGTAAAACAGTAAAAGAATTAGATTTACCGTTAAGTATTGTCCTTGGAGGCATAATCAGAAATGGTGATATAGTAATTCCCAGGGGAGGAACAATTATTAAACCAGGTGATAAAGTTCTGGTTATTTCCCTGCCCCAGGATCAGGCAAAAGCAGTCAAGGCTCTTGGTGGTGAAGAATAA
- the miaA gene encoding tRNA (adenosine(37)-N6)-dimethylallyltransferase MiaA has translation MIKPLTNHGNKNIYPDNSTLIVILGPTAVGKTSLSLQLARDINGEIISADSMQIYKDMDIGTAKASQKERNIIPHYMIDIIKPDQEFSVAEYQAMVDNLIPGIVYRNKVPILVGGTGLYIRAVIEGFLFPEMDKNIELRQKLQKEAQQYGNKYVYNKLKKIDPELAKKLHPNDLRRVIRGIEVYHQTGKTMTYFKKEKQKKGDRYRNLKIGLYREREELYKRINKRVDIMIEQGLIDEVKYLLTKYPDLSKTARQGLGYKEIIGYLKREYDREEAIRLLKRNTRRYAKRQLTWFRRDQDINWFNLSTGDYKKIYSEIKKLSRDFLLDF, from the coding sequence TTGATTAAACCCCTGACAAATCATGGAAATAAGAATATATATCCTGATAATTCTACCCTTATCGTTATCCTGGGACCTACAGCTGTAGGAAAAACCAGTTTATCTTTGCAGCTTGCCCGGGATATAAATGGAGAGATTATATCAGCCGATTCCATGCAGATATATAAAGACATGGATATAGGTACTGCCAAGGCCAGTCAAAAAGAGCGGAATATAATTCCCCATTATATGATTGATATTATTAAACCAGATCAGGAGTTTTCAGTAGCTGAATACCAGGCCATGGTTGATAACTTAATACCCGGGATTGTATATCGAAATAAAGTCCCCATATTGGTGGGGGGAACAGGTTTATATATAAGGGCTGTTATAGAGGGATTTTTATTCCCTGAAATGGACAAAAATATAGAATTAAGGCAAAAACTTCAAAAAGAGGCGCAACAGTATGGAAATAAATATGTTTATAACAAACTTAAAAAAATAGATCCTGAACTTGCTAAAAAACTCCATCCAAATGATTTGAGGAGAGTAATACGGGGAATAGAAGTGTATCACCAGACCGGAAAAACCATGACTTATTTTAAAAAAGAGAAACAAAAAAAAGGTGATCGTTACCGAAATCTGAAAATAGGGCTTTACCGGGAGCGTGAAGAACTTTATAAACGAATTAATAAAAGGGTCGATATTATGATAGAACAGGGTCTCATTGATGAAGTTAAGTACCTTTTAACAAAATACCCTGATTTAAGTAAAACAGCCAGACAGGGTCTCGGTTATAAAGAAATTATCGGGTATTTAAAAAGAGAGTATGACAGGGAAGAGGCCATCAGGCTTTTAAAAAGAAACACAAGACGGTATGCAAAACGGCAATTGACCTGGTTCAGGCGGGATCAGGATATAAACTGGTTTAACCTTTCAACCGGTGATTATAAGAAAATTTATTCAGAAATAAAAAAACTGAGCAGGGACTTTTTACTTGACTTTTAA
- the mutL gene encoding DNA mismatch repair endonuclease MutL, whose product MPEIKRLPESVANQISAGEVVERPASVVKELVENSLDAGSNKILIEIENGGKDLIRVKDNGHGIPSDEIEIAFDRYATSKITDINDLYSLKSLGFRGEALASIASVSILDIISRTKSQTKAIKMRLKGGKVISKEPCGASVGTDIIVKDLFFNTPARYKYLKTTRNEFKHISNIITREALAYPGVNFTLIHNGRIVLKTPGTGKTLDCIYAIYGKEMAQSLVKIDYEDRYIKVSGYISRPDYYRYNRSYEIFFVNKRAVHNSILNRGVEEAYQGLLPPGAYPVVFLNLKLNPILVDVNVHPTKKEVKFSRDKVIKEVIQNGINIELSKLDKSPRLKRNINPLNRDDKTKDKSEYQKIKLPEDKEQITNKSSDAGILKNQNPLDSQDSILLPSKKNGFYSKKNSQVSQNKFMDINNKLEKTEINDNYKKDKHYKTDSINIKDNSIKENKNKMDIPIKRVLGQIKNTYIIAEGRDGLYIIDQHNAHERILYQSFIEKYNNSEIVSQPLVVPVNIETTAPEAEVLKSYLPQLEKMGFKLEVFGINSFIVREVPSLIKKRSNKRVVREVIDKLLEHDKAMKPSELINEIISYMSCRGAIKAGEYLDKKEAEQIIEGLFKTDNPYRCPHGRPIIIHITEDDINKGMGRK is encoded by the coding sequence ATGCCTGAGATAAAACGATTACCTGAATCTGTTGCCAATCAAATTTCAGCCGGAGAAGTTGTTGAAAGACCCGCTTCTGTAGTTAAAGAACTTGTTGAAAATTCATTGGATGCAGGTAGTAATAAGATTTTAATAGAAATTGAAAACGGTGGAAAGGACTTAATAAGGGTTAAAGATAATGGACATGGTATACCTTCTGATGAGATAGAAATTGCCTTTGACCGGTATGCAACAAGTAAAATTACTGATATAAATGATCTTTATTCTTTAAAATCTCTCGGATTCAGGGGAGAAGCCCTGGCCAGTATAGCATCAGTCTCCATTCTTGATATAATATCCCGGACAAAATCTCAAACAAAAGCTATTAAAATGAGACTTAAAGGGGGTAAAGTGATATCAAAAGAACCCTGTGGTGCCTCGGTCGGAACAGATATTATAGTAAAAGATTTATTTTTTAATACTCCAGCCCGTTATAAATACTTAAAAACAACAAGGAATGAATTTAAACATATAAGTAACATTATAACCAGGGAAGCCCTGGCTTATCCCGGGGTTAATTTTACCCTTATTCATAATGGACGAATAGTCCTGAAAACACCGGGAACTGGAAAAACCCTGGATTGTATCTATGCGATATATGGAAAAGAAATGGCACAAAGTCTGGTTAAAATAGATTATGAAGACAGGTATATAAAGGTATCGGGATATATTTCCAGACCTGATTATTACCGGTATAACCGTAGTTATGAAATATTTTTTGTAAATAAAAGGGCAGTTCATAACTCAATTTTAAACAGGGGAGTTGAAGAAGCCTATCAGGGGCTCTTACCTCCCGGGGCTTATCCGGTTGTATTTTTAAATTTAAAACTAAACCCGATTCTGGTTGATGTAAACGTTCATCCCACCAAAAAAGAAGTAAAGTTTAGTAGAGATAAGGTAATAAAAGAAGTAATTCAAAATGGAATTAATATTGAGTTATCAAAATTAGATAAATCTCCAAGGCTTAAAAGAAATATTAATCCATTAAATAGGGATGACAAGACTAAAGATAAAAGTGAGTATCAAAAAATAAAACTACCTGAAGATAAAGAGCAAATTACAAATAAATCTTCCGATGCTGGTATATTAAAAAATCAAAATCCCTTAGATTCACAGGATTCAATTTTGCTTCCCAGTAAAAAAAATGGGTTTTATAGTAAAAAAAACTCTCAGGTTAGTCAAAATAAATTTATGGATATTAATAACAAATTAGAAAAAACCGAGATTAACGATAACTACAAAAAAGATAAACATTATAAAACAGATTCAATAAACATTAAAGATAATAGTATTAAAGAAAATAAAAATAAGATGGACATTCCGATAAAAAGGGTCCTGGGGCAGATTAAAAACACTTATATTATTGCTGAAGGAAGGGATGGGCTTTATATTATTGACCAGCATAATGCCCATGAACGTATATTATATCAATCATTTATTGAGAAATATAATAATAGTGAGATTGTCTCACAACCCCTGGTAGTTCCCGTCAACATTGAAACTACCGCTCCGGAGGCTGAAGTGCTGAAAAGTTATTTGCCCCAGTTAGAAAAAATGGGTTTTAAACTGGAGGTTTTTGGGATTAATAGTTTTATAGTCAGGGAAGTTCCCTCCCTGATAAAAAAACGTTCAAATAAAAGGGTTGTTAGGGAAGTAATAGATAAACTCCTGGAACACGATAAAGCTATGAAACCATCAGAATTAATTAATGAGATAATTTCCTATATGTCGTGCCGTGGGGCAATAAAGGCCGGTGAATATCTGGATAAAAAGGAAGCAGAACAAATTATTGAAGGGTTATTTAAAACAGATAACCCTTATCGCTGTCCTCACGGAAGACCGATAATAATACATATAACAGAGGATGATATTAATAAGGGAATGGGGCGTAAATGA
- the mutS gene encoding DNA mismatch repair protein MutS: protein MSKLTPMMQQYQSIKNKYKDAILFFRLGDFYEMFNDDAKIAARELDLALTARNKGGGEKAPMAGVPCHSAESYIAKLLEKGYKVAICEQIEDPSEAKGLVSREVVRIITPGTIIENEMLKDKENNYLASAICYKDHLGFSYVDISTGEFYVTQFSQKFSDKVWDELDRIQPREVIICKELEETENFADKKKQMNFVYNYSRIEKVKAAYNFLLEHFKTNSLSGFGCEDKPAAILAAGEIINFLKDTQKRTLEHINRITTYNLTDYMVLDSATRYNLELTSTIRGNKHKGSLLNVLDQTITSMGGRLIKKWINQPLIDRNKIETRLDAVEELVNNYLLLQEIREHLKGIYDLERILGKVSYGSANARDLAALKYSILKLPQIKKDLEQLNTKLFKNMHETFDPLIDLAGLLDRSIVDEPPVSVREGGLIKDGYSSELDELRKARTEGKDWIANLQKTERERTGISSLKVGFNKVFGYYIEITKANLDRVPDNYTRKQTLSNSERFITPELKEKEALVLGAEEKINDLEYKLFVKIRDIVRDNIKRIKKTAAIISKLDVLTSLAQNALERDYNRPRINNDGVIEIIKGRHPVVEDMGKGAFVPNDTYLDLEEERFIIITGPNMSGKSTYMRQVALIVLMAQMGSFVPADKATIGIVDRIFTRVGASDDLTTGQSTFMVEMNEVANIVNNATRNSLIILDEVGRGTSTYDGLSIAWAVSEYINNPDRIGARTLFATHYHELTQLENRPGIKNYNVLVEEDEDGVHFLHKIIPGKASESYGIEVAQLAGLPMEIIIRAQEILAELEKKGKESTKTGKGENKNISHKTESDLINNIHESDKEYLTKRNTNDKVQQLPLFKSEYRVIEKIKNKDIVNMTPMEAINFLFEIQKELKEKGENYA, encoded by the coding sequence ATGAGTAAACTAACACCGATGATGCAACAGTATCAAAGTATCAAAAATAAATATAAAGATGCCATCCTTTTTTTCCGTCTGGGAGATTTTTATGAAATGTTTAATGATGATGCTAAAATAGCAGCCAGAGAGCTGGACCTGGCTCTTACTGCCCGAAATAAGGGTGGTGGTGAAAAAGCACCAATGGCAGGGGTTCCCTGTCACTCTGCTGAATCATACATTGCCAAACTTCTGGAAAAGGGATATAAAGTTGCCATCTGTGAGCAGATAGAAGATCCCAGTGAGGCAAAAGGTCTGGTATCCAGGGAAGTTGTAAGGATTATTACTCCGGGTACAATAATAGAAAATGAAATGCTTAAAGATAAGGAGAATAACTACCTGGCGTCAGCTATTTGTTATAAAGATCATTTAGGTTTTTCATATGTTGATATTTCCACCGGTGAATTTTATGTTACCCAGTTTTCACAAAAGTTCAGTGATAAAGTGTGGGATGAGCTTGACCGAATTCAACCCCGGGAGGTTATAATTTGTAAAGAACTTGAGGAAACTGAAAATTTTGCAGATAAAAAGAAACAGATGAACTTCGTCTACAATTATTCCAGAATAGAAAAGGTTAAGGCGGCCTATAATTTTTTATTAGAACACTTTAAAACAAACTCTCTTTCAGGATTTGGCTGTGAAGACAAACCAGCTGCTATCCTGGCGGCCGGAGAAATTATTAATTTTCTTAAAGATACCCAGAAAAGAACATTAGAACATATAAACAGAATTACTACATACAATTTAACTGATTATATGGTCCTGGATTCTGCCACCAGATATAATCTGGAACTGACCTCAACAATAAGGGGTAACAAACATAAGGGTAGTTTATTAAACGTTCTTGATCAAACTATAACTTCAATGGGAGGACGCCTCATTAAAAAATGGATTAATCAACCCCTTATAGACAGGAATAAAATAGAAACAAGACTTGATGCAGTAGAAGAACTGGTTAATAATTATCTGCTTCTTCAGGAAATAAGGGAACACCTTAAAGGAATATATGACCTGGAAAGAATTTTAGGAAAAGTCTCCTACGGTTCTGCTAACGCCCGTGATTTAGCAGCTCTGAAATATTCCATATTGAAATTACCTCAAATTAAAAAGGATCTGGAACAACTAAATACTAAATTATTTAAAAATATGCACGAAACATTTGATCCCTTAATAGATCTTGCTGGATTACTGGACCGGTCTATAGTTGATGAACCACCGGTTTCAGTAAGAGAGGGAGGCTTGATAAAAGATGGGTATAGTAGTGAGCTAGATGAACTGAGGAAGGCCCGTACTGAAGGAAAAGACTGGATAGCAAACTTACAAAAGACAGAACGAGAAAGAACCGGAATAAGTTCACTAAAGGTTGGTTTTAATAAAGTATTTGGCTATTATATAGAAATTACTAAAGCAAATCTGGACAGGGTTCCTGATAACTATACCCGCAAACAGACCCTTTCAAATAGTGAACGTTTTATTACACCTGAATTAAAGGAGAAAGAGGCCCTGGTTCTTGGAGCAGAAGAAAAAATTAATGACCTTGAATATAAACTATTTGTTAAAATCAGAGATATTGTAAGGGATAACATTAAACGTATCAAGAAAACAGCTGCTATCATTAGCAAACTGGATGTTCTGACTTCACTGGCCCAGAATGCCCTGGAACGGGATTACAATCGGCCCCGGATTAATAATGATGGGGTTATTGAAATAATTAAGGGCCGTCATCCTGTCGTTGAAGATATGGGAAAAGGAGCTTTTGTCCCCAATGATACTTACCTTGACCTTGAAGAAGAACGTTTTATTATAATTACCGGTCCCAATATGTCAGGAAAATCAACCTATATGAGACAGGTTGCTTTGATTGTCTTAATGGCCCAGATGGGTAGCTTTGTTCCAGCTGATAAAGCAACCATAGGGATTGTAGACAGAATATTTACCAGGGTTGGAGCCAGTGATGATTTAACCACCGGTCAGAGTACTTTTATGGTTGAAATGAATGAGGTTGCCAACATTGTTAATAATGCTACCAGAAATAGTCTTATAATACTCGATGAAGTAGGAAGAGGGACCAGCACATACGACGGTCTGAGTATCGCCTGGGCTGTAAGTGAATATATTAATAATCCGGACCGGATTGGAGCAAGAACACTGTTTGCGACTCATTATCATGAACTAACACAGTTAGAAAATAGACCAGGGATAAAAAATTACAATGTTCTGGTTGAAGAAGATGAAGATGGGGTTCATTTCCTCCATAAAATTATCCCGGGAAAAGCCAGTGAAAGTTATGGTATTGAGGTTGCTCAGCTGGCTGGATTGCCGATGGAAATAATCATCAGGGCCCAGGAAATTTTAGCTGAACTGGAAAAAAAAGGAAAAGAATCAACAAAGACAGGTAAGGGAGAAAATAAAAATATATCCCATAAAACCGAATCAGACCTTATAAATAATATACACGAAAGTGATAAAGAATATCTTACGAAAAGAAATACGAATGATAAAGTACAGCAGCTCCCCCTTTTCAAGTCTGAATACAGGGTTATTGAAAAAATAAAAAATAAAGATATTGTTAATATGACCCCCATGGAAGCAATTAATTTTCTCTTTGAAATTCAGAAGGAGCTTAAGGAAAAGGGGGAAAACTATGCCTGA
- the miaB gene encoding tRNA (N6-isopentenyl adenosine(37)-C2)-methylthiotransferase MiaB gives MNNRKYFILTYGCQMNVHDSEKLAGMLEEMGYKSTNNLEEADIIMVNTCAVRENAELRVFGRVGDFKRLKEKNPDLIIGVGGCMMQIDENARKLYEKYPHVDLIFGTHNIHHIPELIKRIKEERGRIIEVWNQEEGLIPDIPYKREDDFKAWISIIQGCNNFCTYCIVPYVRGRERSRPAADIISEARKLASEGVKEITLLGQNVNSYGKDLKEDIDFADLLKRLNRVEGIKRIRYMTSHPRDFSDKMIKIIKECDKVCEHFHLPVQSGSTRILKKMNRGYTQAEYLNLIKKIKSQIPDYSITTDIIVGFPGETEEDFQETLKVIREVRFDMAYTFKYSPRKGTPAARHKDQVSEKIKQDRLTRLIEVQNSISLENNRKLKGKTVEVLIEGESRNNPDTFEGRTRTNKLVIVPRNENLKGQIANVKINRVGSWTLYGEVIDNTRETVLNT, from the coding sequence ATGAATAACAGAAAATACTTTATTTTGACATATGGATGTCAGATGAATGTTCATGATTCTGAAAAACTGGCCGGAATGCTTGAAGAAATGGGTTATAAGTCTACAAATAATTTAGAAGAAGCCGATATTATTATGGTAAATACATGTGCTGTAAGAGAAAATGCAGAATTGAGGGTTTTTGGCAGGGTCGGAGATTTTAAGAGATTAAAAGAGAAAAACCCTGATTTAATAATTGGAGTCGGCGGCTGTATGATGCAGATAGATGAAAATGCCAGAAAGCTTTATGAAAAATACCCCCATGTCGATCTCATATTTGGTACACATAATATTCACCATATCCCTGAACTAATAAAACGAATTAAAGAAGAAAGGGGACGTATCATTGAGGTCTGGAATCAGGAAGAGGGGTTAATTCCTGATATTCCCTATAAAAGGGAGGATGACTTTAAGGCCTGGATCTCCATTATACAGGGGTGTAACAATTTCTGCACCTATTGTATTGTCCCTTATGTCCGGGGCCGGGAACGGAGCAGGCCTGCCGCTGATATAATTTCTGAAGCCCGTAAATTAGCCAGTGAAGGGGTTAAAGAGATAACCCTTCTGGGGCAGAATGTTAATTCCTATGGAAAGGATTTAAAGGAAGATATAGATTTTGCTGATCTGCTTAAAAGACTTAACAGGGTTGAAGGGATTAAGAGAATAAGATATATGACCTCTCATCCCCGGGATTTCAGTGATAAAATGATTAAAATTATAAAAGAGTGTGACAAAGTATGTGAACACTTTCATCTCCCTGTCCAGTCGGGTAGCACCAGAATCCTGAAAAAAATGAACCGTGGGTATACCCAGGCAGAATATTTAAATCTGATTAAAAAAATAAAGAGTCAAATCCCGGATTACAGTATTACTACTGATATTATTGTAGGATTCCCCGGTGAAACAGAAGAGGATTTCCAGGAAACCTTAAAAGTCATCAGGGAAGTGAGATTTGATATGGCTTATACATTCAAATATTCACCCCGGAAGGGAACTCCGGCTGCCAGACATAAAGACCAGGTTAGTGAAAAGATTAAGCAGGATAGATTAACCCGCTTAATTGAGGTCCAGAATAGTATCAGTTTAGAAAACAACAGGAAACTCAAGGGTAAAACAGTAGAGGTTTTAATAGAGGGTGAAAGTAGAAATAACCCCGATACTTTTGAAGGCAGGACCAGAACCAATAAACTGGTTATAGTCCCCAGAAATGAAAACCTGAAGGGTCAAATAGCAAATGTTAAAATAAACAGGGTTGGAAGCTGGACATTATATGGTGAGGTTATAGATAATACCCGGGAAACTGTCTTAAATACCTGA
- a CDS encoding potassium channel family protein, giving the protein MKQFVVVGLGRFGSSVARTLAESGYNVLAIDNDEERVQELSNEVTHAVEADATDEEALRTLGVRNFDVAVVSIGDNVHANILSTLILKELGVPYVVTKAKDSLHGKILTKVGADRIVYPERDMGVRIAHNLTSSNVLDYLEFAPDYSIVEIIASPEMVGKSLAQLELRSKYGVNVMAIKRGKNLNITPGANDKILEGDVLIVMGKNENLDKLKKV; this is encoded by the coding sequence ATGAAACAGTTTGTTGTTGTAGGACTGGGAAGGTTTGGTTCAAGTGTAGCCAGGACTCTGGCTGAAAGTGGATATAATGTCCTGGCCATTGATAATGATGAAGAACGTGTTCAGGAACTAAGTAATGAAGTTACTCATGCCGTAGAAGCCGATGCTACTGATGAGGAAGCCTTAAGAACCCTGGGTGTAAGAAATTTTGACGTGGCGGTGGTCAGTATCGGTGATAATGTTCATGCCAATATTTTATCAACCTTGATTTTAAAAGAATTAGGTGTACCCTATGTAGTTACTAAAGCTAAAGATTCCCTTCATGGAAAGATTTTAACCAAAGTTGGAGCCGATAGAATTGTTTACCCGGAAAGGGATATGGGGGTTAGAATTGCTCATAATTTAACATCATCCAATGTTCTTGATTACCTGGAATTTGCTCCGGATTACAGTATAGTTGAAATAATAGCATCACCTGAAATGGTAGGTAAAAGTCTGGCCCAGCTTGAATTAAGAAGCAAATATGGGGTAAATGTTATGGCTATAAAACGCGGGAAAAACCTTAATATCACTCCAGGTGCCAATGATAAAATATTAGAAGGGGATGTTTTAATCGTTATGGGTAAAAACGAAAACCTTGATAAATTGAAAAAAGTATAA